From Rhodanobacteraceae bacterium, the proteins below share one genomic window:
- a CDS encoding NADH-ubiquinone oxidoreductase chain D: protein MAANLSTTQSDTGEIRSYTMNFGPQHPAAHGVLRLVMEMEGETILRIDPHIGLLHRATEKLAESKPYNHSIGYMDRLDYVSMMCNEHAYVRAIEQLMGITPPERALWIRTMFDEVTRILNHLMWVGSNALDLGAMAVFLYAFREREELMDCYEAVSGTRMHATYYRPGGVYRDLPGKMIQYKESPWHKGKDLKRMNAWREGSLLDFLDAFSADFQHKVDEYEELLTDNRIWKQRTVDIGIVSPEQAYALGMTGPMLRASGIEWDLRKKQPYAKYAEVDFEIPVGTHGDCYDRYLVRIAEMRQSALIIRQCVDWLKKNPGPVMIENYKVAPPKREDMKESMEALIHWFKLFTEGYSVPAGETYAAVEAPKGEFGCYMISDGANKPFRVHLRAPGFAHLSSIDEITRGHMLPDVVAMIGTYDLVFGEVDR from the coding sequence TGTTGCGCCTGGTGATGGAGATGGAAGGCGAGACCATCCTGCGCATCGATCCGCACATCGGTCTCTTGCATCGCGCCACCGAGAAGCTGGCCGAATCGAAGCCCTACAACCATTCGATCGGCTACATGGATCGCCTCGACTACGTGTCGATGATGTGCAACGAGCACGCCTACGTGCGCGCGATCGAGCAGCTGATGGGCATCACGCCGCCCGAGCGCGCGCTGTGGATCCGCACGATGTTCGACGAGGTCACCCGCATCCTCAATCACCTGATGTGGGTGGGCTCGAACGCGCTCGATCTCGGCGCGATGGCGGTGTTCCTGTACGCGTTCCGCGAACGCGAGGAACTGATGGATTGCTACGAGGCGGTGTCGGGCACGCGCATGCACGCCACGTACTACCGCCCCGGCGGCGTGTACCGCGACCTGCCCGGCAAGATGATCCAGTACAAGGAATCGCCGTGGCACAAGGGCAAGGACCTGAAGCGCATGAATGCGTGGCGCGAGGGTTCGCTGCTGGATTTCCTCGATGCGTTCAGCGCCGATTTCCAGCACAAGGTCGATGAGTACGAGGAACTCCTTACCGACAACCGCATCTGGAAGCAGCGCACGGTCGACATCGGCATCGTCAGTCCCGAGCAGGCGTACGCGCTCGGCATGACCGGTCCGATGCTGCGCGCGTCCGGCATCGAGTGGGACCTGCGCAAGAAGCAGCCGTACGCGAAATACGCGGAAGTCGATTTCGAAATCCCGGTCGGCACCCACGGCGATTGCTACGACCGCTATCTCGTGCGCATTGCCGAAATGCGGCAGTCGGCGCTGATCATCCGCCAGTGCGTGGATTGGCTGAAGAAGAACCCCGGCCCGGTGATGATCGAGAACTACAAGGTCGCGCCGCCCAAGCGCGAGGACATGAAGGAATCGATGGAAGCGCTGATCCATTGGTTCAAGCTGTTCACGGAAGGCTACAGCGTGCCGGCCGGCGAAACCTATGCCGCGGTCGAGGCGCCCAAGGGCGAGTTCGGCTGCTACATGATTTCCGACGGCGCCAACAAACCGTTCCGCGTGCACCTGCGCGCGCCAGGCTTCGCGCACCTGTCGTCGATCGACGAGATCACCCGCGGGCACATGCTGCCCGACGTGGTGGCGATGATCGGTACCTACGACTTGGTGTTCGGGGAGGTGGATCGATGA
- a CDS encoding NADH-ubiquinone oxidoreductase chain E — protein sequence MKASGNFDKVKDVDPMQVLTAETRAHIDHWAAKFPPDRKRSALIQGLMAAQEQNGGHLTDELMAATAKYLGQPPLYAYEVATFYSMFQTEPVGRHNVAVCTNISCWLNGADGIVQHCENKLGVKLGESTADGRIYLKKEEECLAACCGAPMMVVDGHYHENLTPEKVDEILDGLK from the coding sequence ATGAAAGCCAGCGGCAATTTCGACAAGGTGAAGGACGTCGACCCGATGCAGGTGCTGACGGCTGAAACACGCGCGCACATCGACCATTGGGCCGCGAAGTTTCCGCCGGATCGCAAGCGCTCGGCGCTGATTCAGGGCCTGATGGCGGCGCAGGAACAGAACGGTGGGCACCTTACCGACGAGTTGATGGCGGCGACCGCGAAGTACCTCGGCCAGCCGCCGCTGTACGCCTACGAAGTCGCGACGTTCTATTCGATGTTCCAGACCGAGCCGGTCGGGCGCCACAACGTTGCGGTGTGCACCAACATTTCGTGCTGGCTCAACGGCGCCGACGGCATCGTGCAGCACTGCGAGAATAAGCTGGGCGTGAAGCTGGGCGAGAGCACCGCTGACGGACGCATCTACCTCAAGAAGGAAGAGGAATGCCTCGCGGCGTGCTGCGGCGCGCCGATGATGGTGGTCGATGGCCACTATCACGAAAACCTGACGCCCGAGAAGGTCGATGAAATTCTGGATGGGTTGAAATAA
- a CDS encoding NADH-ubiquinone oxidoreductase chain F has product MHMPYGPEPAEHQVVYTTLHFDKPWSIDSYRQTGGWQAWEKILAEKTDPAAIVDELKKSSLRGRGGAGFPTGMKWSFMPRSAPGQKYILCNSDESEPGTCKDRDILRFNPHAVLEGMAIACYATGSTVAYNYLRGEFHHEPFEHMEQALHEAEAAGLLGKNIKGTGIDVTIHNALGAGAYICGEETALMESLEGKKGWPRYKPPFPANFGLYGRPSTINNTETYASVPAILRKGADWFLNLGKPNNGGPKIFSVSGHVNKPGNYEIRLGTPFPELLEMAGGVRNGHKLKAVIPGGSSMKVLKADKMMACTMDYDSIRDAGSGLGSGAVIVMDETTCMVRACERIARFYHMESCGQCTPCREGTGWMHRVLSRIVAGGGTPEDLHRLKAIAGQIEGHTICAFGEAAAWPVQAFLANFWDEFEYYCINGRSMLDDAQKVAA; this is encoded by the coding sequence ATGCACATGCCCTACGGTCCCGAACCCGCTGAACACCAGGTCGTCTACACCACGCTGCATTTCGACAAGCCGTGGTCGATCGACAGCTACCGCCAGACCGGCGGCTGGCAGGCGTGGGAAAAAATCCTGGCCGAGAAGACAGACCCGGCCGCGATCGTGGACGAACTCAAGAAAAGTTCGCTGCGCGGGCGCGGCGGCGCGGGCTTTCCGACCGGCATGAAGTGGTCATTCATGCCGCGCAGCGCGCCGGGCCAGAAATACATCCTGTGCAATTCGGACGAATCCGAGCCCGGCACCTGCAAGGATCGTGACATCCTGCGCTTCAATCCGCACGCGGTGCTGGAAGGCATGGCGATCGCCTGCTACGCGACGGGTTCGACGGTCGCCTACAACTATCTGCGCGGCGAGTTCCACCACGAACCGTTCGAGCACATGGAGCAGGCGCTGCATGAAGCGGAAGCTGCCGGGCTGCTCGGCAAGAACATCAAGGGCACCGGCATCGACGTGACGATCCACAACGCACTCGGCGCGGGCGCGTACATCTGCGGCGAAGAAACCGCGCTGATGGAATCGCTGGAAGGCAAGAAGGGCTGGCCGCGCTACAAGCCGCCGTTCCCGGCCAATTTCGGTTTGTATGGACGGCCCAGCACGATCAACAACACCGAAACCTATGCGTCGGTGCCGGCAATCCTGCGCAAGGGCGCCGACTGGTTCCTGAATCTCGGCAAGCCCAACAACGGCGGCCCCAAGATCTTTTCGGTGTCGGGGCACGTCAACAAGCCTGGCAATTACGAAATCCGCCTCGGCACGCCGTTCCCGGAATTGCTGGAAATGGCCGGCGGCGTGCGCAACGGCCACAAGTTGAAAGCGGTGATCCCGGGCGGCTCGTCGATGAAGGTGCTGAAGGCCGACAAGATGATGGCCTGCACGATGGATTACGACTCGATCCGCGACGCGGGTTCGGGCCTGGGTTCGGGCGCGGTGATCGTGATGGACGAGACGACGTGCATGGTGCGCGCCTGCGAGCGCATCGCGCGCTTCTACCACATGGAATCCTGTGGCCAGTGCACGCCGTGCCGCGAAGGCACCGGCTGGATGCATCGCGTGCTGTCGCGCATCGTCGCGGGCGGCGGCACGCCGGAAGACCTGCATCGCCTGAAAGCCATCGCGGGCCAGATCGAGGGCCACACCATCTGCGCGTTCGGCGAAGCCGCCGCGTGGCCGGTGCAGGCGTTCCTCGCGAATTTCTGGGACGAGTTCGAGTACTACTGCATCAACGGGCGTTCGATGCTCGACGATGCGCAGAAGGTGGCGGCATGA
- a CDS encoding NADH-ubiquinone oxidoreductase chain G, protein MSAQPKDTAPPVEMVEFEVDGHPVKAPKGSTIIQATDAAQIPVPRFCYHDKLPIAASCRQCMVEVEMGGKMVPKPQPACATPVAAGMKVFTRSPNALKWQRNTMEFLLINHPLDCPICDQGGECELQDVSMGYGRSVSRFTERKRTVADENVGPLVATEMTRCIHCTRCVRFVGEIAGTYDLGDMSRGDSHVIGTYIGRTLESELSGNVIDVCPVGALTDKVFQFKARAWELIAKPSIGYHDALGSNLWLHTRRGQVLRAVPRDNEAINECWLSDRDRYSHQGLYAEDRAEKPLIRKGGELVAVEWDEAIAFVADGLRKAGNDVGALLAPLTSCEEGALLAQLLRGLGSERIDHRLRVQDFSDGGPSGATFELPVDEIGNVSAALIVGSNPRHEMPLLGHRLRHASRHDASKHPASNPAHYDISEVRGGKIYAINPVHFASNIDLAGEKLFAPQDFVDALLCTAKAAGVQSGDRALADAIAAADDHEDAHAWTSALRDAASSVVILGDAATQHPQAAWLRALARGIAKATNSAYNELPSGANAVGLARVGAQSAGGAKAILDQAPKALITWQAGSQDTFAPAAYDKAREGADFYVYAGAYACEGVKRTADAVLPLGLPPEIDGTYVNADGIVQQIAAGSVLPGDARPGWKVLRALGAALGVAGFDFVELGDVHARIAPDLSESGPRSPVPGPEQKLSARTSIPDGMITRVATVGIYRTDPVVRRAKALQAHPLNRAPAVRINADVARTLGVITGAKADVNGTVLPVVVDSAVPNGCAWIEAGHAATASLPPHGAELTIKTVTA, encoded by the coding sequence ATGAGCGCGCAACCCAAAGACACCGCGCCGCCGGTCGAGATGGTGGAGTTCGAGGTCGACGGCCATCCGGTCAAGGCGCCCAAGGGCTCGACGATCATCCAGGCCACCGACGCCGCGCAGATTCCGGTGCCGCGTTTCTGCTATCACGACAAGCTGCCGATTGCGGCGAGCTGCCGCCAGTGCATGGTGGAAGTGGAGATGGGCGGCAAGATGGTTCCCAAGCCGCAGCCCGCGTGCGCGACGCCGGTCGCGGCGGGCATGAAGGTGTTCACGCGCTCGCCCAATGCGTTGAAGTGGCAGCGCAACACGATGGAATTCCTGCTGATCAACCACCCGCTGGATTGCCCGATCTGCGACCAGGGCGGCGAGTGCGAGCTGCAGGACGTGTCGATGGGCTACGGCCGATCGGTGTCGCGTTTCACCGAGCGCAAGCGCACCGTCGCGGACGAAAACGTCGGGCCGCTGGTCGCGACCGAGATGACGCGCTGCATCCACTGCACGCGCTGCGTGCGTTTCGTGGGCGAGATCGCGGGCACCTACGATCTGGGCGACATGAGCCGCGGCGACAGCCACGTGATCGGCACCTACATCGGTCGCACCCTCGAATCCGAATTGTCCGGCAACGTGATCGACGTGTGCCCGGTCGGCGCGCTCACCGACAAGGTGTTCCAGTTCAAGGCGCGCGCGTGGGAACTGATCGCCAAGCCGTCGATCGGCTACCACGACGCGCTCGGCTCCAACCTGTGGCTGCACACCAGGCGCGGCCAGGTGCTGCGCGCGGTGCCGCGCGACAATGAAGCGATCAACGAATGCTGGCTGTCCGACCGCGACCGCTACAGCCACCAGGGCTTGTACGCGGAAGACCGCGCCGAAAAACCGCTCATCCGCAAGGGCGGCGAGCTGGTCGCGGTCGAGTGGGACGAAGCGATCGCGTTCGTCGCCGACGGCTTGAGGAAAGCCGGCAACGACGTGGGCGCGCTGCTCGCGCCGCTGACCTCGTGCGAGGAAGGCGCGCTGCTGGCGCAGCTGTTGCGCGGCTTGGGCAGCGAGCGCATCGACCACCGCCTGCGCGTGCAGGATTTCTCGGACGGCGGCCCATCCGGTGCGACGTTCGAACTGCCGGTCGACGAGATCGGCAACGTCTCGGCGGCATTGATCGTCGGCAGCAATCCACGCCACGAAATGCCGCTGCTCGGCCATCGCCTGCGCCACGCCAGCCGGCACGATGCCTCGAAGCATCCGGCATCAAATCCGGCGCACTACGATATTTCCGAAGTGCGCGGCGGGAAGATCTACGCGATCAATCCGGTGCACTTCGCCAGCAACATCGATCTCGCCGGCGAAAAGCTGTTCGCGCCGCAGGACTTTGTCGATGCGCTGCTGTGCACCGCGAAAGCCGCGGGCGTGCAGAGCGGCGACCGCGCATTGGCGGATGCGATTGCCGCGGCTGACGATCACGAAGATGCGCATGCGTGGACCTCTGCGCTGCGCGATGCGGCGTCCTCGGTGGTGATCCTGGGCGATGCGGCCACGCAGCATCCGCAGGCCGCGTGGTTGCGCGCGCTGGCGCGCGGCATCGCCAAGGCGACCAACAGCGCGTACAACGAATTGCCGTCGGGCGCGAACGCCGTCGGCCTTGCACGCGTCGGTGCGCAGTCGGCCGGTGGCGCGAAGGCAATCCTCGACCAAGCGCCGAAGGCACTGATCACTTGGCAGGCCGGGTCGCAGGACACGTTCGCGCCCGCAGCCTACGACAAGGCGCGCGAAGGCGCCGACTTCTACGTGTATGCCGGCGCGTATGCCTGCGAAGGCGTGAAGCGCACGGCCGACGCGGTGCTGCCGCTGGGCCTGCCGCCGGAAATCGATGGCACCTACGTGAATGCGGACGGCATCGTGCAGCAGATCGCGGCGGGTTCGGTGTTGCCGGGCGACGCGCGGCCGGGCTGGAAGGTGCTGCGTGCACTCGGTGCGGCGTTGGGCGTCGCCGGTTTCGATTTTGTCGAATTGGGTGACGTGCACGCGCGGATTGCGCCGGACTTGTCGGAATCCGGTCCCCGGTCCCCGGTCCCCGGTCCCGAACAAAAACTGTCGGCGCGTACATCCATTCCGGACGGAATGATCACGCGTGTCGCCACGGTCGGCATCTACCGCACCGACCCGGTGGTACGCCGCGCCAAGGCGTTGCAGGCGCATCCTCTGAATCGCGCGCCGGCCGTGCGCATCAATGCCGATGTTGCGCGCACGCTCGGTGTCATCACCGGCGCGAAGGCGGACGTCAATGGAACCGTGTTGCCGGTCGTCGTGGATTCCGCGGTGCCGAATGGATGCGCCTGGATCGAGGCGGGCCATGCCGCGACCGCATCGCTGCCGCCGCATGGCGCCGAACTCACCATCAAGACGGTGACCGCATGA
- a CDS encoding NADH-ubiquinone oxidoreductase chain H, producing MSFSSDPMIFLWTLVKILIIAVPLIICVAMYVWWERKVIGWMHVRIGPNKIGPFGLLQAFADVVKLLLKEIIIPTNSNRFLYFTAPLLSVIPALAVWAVVPFDNGVVLSNANAGVLYVLAMSSLGVYGIILAGWASNSRYALLGSMRSAAQMISYEICIGMALVCVLILAGSLNFTAIVNAQAGGKGLFDWFWLPLLPMFLVFYISGVAETNRLPFDVAEGESEIVAGFHVEYSGSVFALFFLAEYANMILMSFLVSVLFMGGWLSPFQGWHLGWFSQAGWWWLILKFFVFATSLIWLRATFPRYRYDQIMRLGWKVFIPISIVWIFVAGIFKYFNVVTIGH from the coding sequence ATGAGCTTTTCCTCCGACCCGATGATCTTCCTGTGGACGCTGGTGAAGATCCTCATCATCGCGGTGCCGCTGATCATCTGCGTGGCGATGTACGTGTGGTGGGAACGCAAGGTGATCGGCTGGATGCACGTGCGCATCGGACCGAACAAGATCGGTCCGTTCGGCCTGCTGCAGGCGTTCGCCGACGTGGTGAAGCTCCTGCTCAAGGAGATCATCATCCCGACCAACTCCAACCGGTTCCTGTATTTCACCGCGCCGCTGCTGTCGGTGATCCCGGCGCTGGCGGTGTGGGCGGTGGTGCCGTTCGACAACGGCGTGGTGCTTTCCAACGCCAACGCGGGCGTGCTGTACGTGCTGGCGATGAGTTCGCTGGGCGTGTACGGCATCATCCTGGCCGGCTGGGCGTCGAACTCGCGCTACGCGTTGCTCGGCTCGATGCGATCGGCCGCGCAGATGATCTCCTACGAAATCTGCATCGGCATGGCGCTGGTGTGCGTGCTGATCCTGGCCGGCAGCCTCAACTTCACCGCGATCGTCAACGCGCAGGCGGGTGGAAAGGGCTTGTTCGACTGGTTCTGGCTGCCGCTGCTGCCGATGTTCCTGGTGTTCTACATCTCCGGCGTGGCCGAAACCAACCGCCTGCCGTTCGACGTGGCCGAAGGCGAATCGGAAATCGTCGCTGGCTTCCACGTGGAATATTCGGGTTCGGTTTTCGCGCTGTTCTTCCTCGCCGAATACGCCAACATGATCCTGATGTCGTTCCTGGTGTCGGTGCTGTTCATGGGCGGCTGGCTCAGCCCGTTCCAGGGCTGGCACCTCGGCTGGTTCTCGCAAGCCGGCTGGTGGTGGCTGATCCTGAAGTTCTTCGTGTTCGCCACGTCGCTGATCTGGCTGCGCGCGACCTTCCCGCGCTACCGCTACGACCAGATCATGCGGCTCGGCTGGAAGGTATTCATTCCAATCTCGATCGTGTGGATTTTCGTGGCAGGCATTTTCAAATACTTCAACGTGGTGACGATAGGGCATTGA
- a CDS encoding NADH-ubiquinone oxidoreductase chain I: MKRIIDYLKSLLLLELAGGLWLTLKYMFKPKFTMYFPMETIPRSVRFRGLHALRRYPNGEERCIACKLCEAVCPALAITIDSAPRASDGQRRTTRYDIDLFKCIYCGFCEESCPVDSIVLTDILEYHMERRGENVITKPQLLAMGDRFEQSIAANRAVDAAYR, translated from the coding sequence ATGAAAAGGATCATCGACTATCTCAAGAGCCTGCTGCTGCTGGAACTCGCCGGCGGACTGTGGCTGACGCTGAAATACATGTTCAAGCCGAAGTTCACCATGTACTTCCCGATGGAAACCATCCCGCGCTCGGTGCGTTTCCGCGGGCTGCACGCGCTGCGCCGTTATCCGAACGGCGAGGAGCGCTGCATCGCCTGCAAGCTGTGCGAGGCGGTGTGCCCGGCGCTGGCGATCACCATCGATTCCGCGCCGCGCGCGTCGGACGGCCAGCGCCGCACCACGCGCTACGACATCGACCTGTTCAAGTGCATCTACTGCGGCTTCTGCGAGGAAAGCTGCCCGGTCGATTCGATCGTGCTGACCGACATCCTGGAATACCACATGGAACGCCGCGGCGAGAACGTCATCACCAAGCCGCAGTTGCTGGCGATGGGCGACCGCTTCGAGCAATCCATCGCGGCCAATCGCGCGGTCGACGCGGCTTATCGGTGA
- a CDS encoding NADH-ubiquinone oxidoreductase chain J codes for MPMNHAIFQMVCFIAFAVVAVGAALAVVSVKNTVHGVLALVLTFFSTACLWVLAEAEFLGLALVVVYVGAVMVLFLFVVMMLDIDLEPLREGFTKYLPVGIGAAVIMLIEMLGIIGVRAFNVQPGPNPAGTSNVEWLGTALFTHFLLPFEIAALILTVGLVAAVVLALRVRTFSKHQNPAAQSAVRAAGRVRMVKMAAVVPSAPPSVPDPAEEPHA; via the coding sequence ATGCCCATGAACCATGCGATCTTCCAGATGGTCTGCTTCATCGCCTTCGCCGTGGTCGCGGTGGGCGCCGCGCTGGCGGTGGTGTCCGTGAAGAACACCGTTCACGGCGTGCTGGCGCTGGTGCTGACGTTCTTCTCGACCGCGTGCCTGTGGGTTCTGGCCGAAGCCGAGTTCCTGGGGCTGGCGCTGGTGGTGGTGTACGTCGGCGCGGTGATGGTGCTGTTCCTGTTCGTGGTGATGATGCTGGACATCGACCTCGAACCGCTGCGCGAAGGCTTCACAAAATATCTGCCGGTCGGCATCGGCGCCGCCGTGATCATGCTGATCGAGATGCTGGGCATCATCGGCGTGCGCGCGTTCAACGTACAGCCGGGCCCGAATCCCGCCGGAACCTCGAACGTCGAATGGCTGGGCACCGCGCTGTTCACGCATTTCCTGCTGCCGTTCGAAATCGCCGCGCTGATCCTGACGGTCGGCCTGGTCGCGGCGGTGGTGCTGGCGCTGCGTGTGCGCACCTTCTCCAAGCACCAGAACCCGGCCGCGCAGTCGGCGGTGCGCGCCGCCGGCCGCGTGCGCATGGTGAAGATGGCCGCGGTCGTGCCGTCCGCACCGCCGTCCGTGCCCGATCCTGCCGAGGAGCCGCACGCATGA
- a CDS encoding NADH-ubiquinone oxidoreductase chain K has translation MSIPLSWYIVFATVLFCISIAGIFINRKNVIVLLMCIELMLLAVNTNFVAFSRFLGNPSGQVFVFFILTVAAAESAIGLAIVVLMFRNRRTINVGEIDSLRY, from the coding sequence ATGAGCATTCCTCTTTCCTGGTACATCGTGTTCGCGACGGTGCTGTTCTGCATCTCGATCGCGGGCATCTTCATCAATCGCAAGAACGTGATCGTGCTGCTGATGTGCATCGAGCTGATGCTGCTGGCCGTCAACACCAACTTCGTCGCGTTCTCGCGCTTCCTCGGCAATCCGTCGGGACAGGTGTTCGTGTTCTTCATCCTGACGGTGGCGGCCGCCGAGTCGGCCATTGGCCTTGCCATCGTCGTATTGATGTTCCGCAACCGCCGCACGATCAACGTCGGCGAGATCGATTCGCTGCGCTACTAG
- a CDS encoding NADH-ubiquinone oxidoreductase chain L, producing the protein MISQNLLIVLAAAPLVGALIAGLLRNQIGRAGSASIAIVSVAISFALSCVVFWQLVWGGAPIFNHDVYAWLEVGKFTIGIGFLVDRLTALMLVVVTFVSLMVHIYTIGYMSDDPGFQRFFAYIALFTFSMLMLVLANNFLQLFIGWELVGLVSYLLIGFWFERPSASFAALKAFLVNRVGDFGFILGIACVLYAFHTLDYAAVFAQAPDLAGRTIEVVGGHPWSLATLICLLLFVGACGKSAQVPLHVWLPDSMEGPTPISALIHAATMVTAGIFMVARMSPLYEMSTTALSVVLIVGATTAFFMGLIGIVQNDIKRVIAYSTLSQLGYMVVALGVSAYAAGIFHLMTHAFFKALLFLGAGSVIVAMHHEQDMRRMGGLRKYMPVTWITMWIGSLALVATPGFSGFFSKDQIIEAVGASHIFGSTYAYWCVLLGVFVTALYSFRLLYMTFHGKERFKVVGHGHGRVEGGPHTKSTSDDPHHAHNPGELEHPPKESPWVITVPLVLLAIPSVMIGWVTIKPLLYGGWFGSAIKVLPGHDVLAHMAEEFHGTVPMFWDAFLSAPFWIMVAGFAVATYVYLFNPAIAGRAARMFLPIFKMLTRKYWVDEVYYNLFARGGVKLGRAFWKGGDRAVLDGVMIDGSASVVERSSHVFRRLQTGFLYHYAFAMIVGLILLLGGLWYWGLR; encoded by the coding sequence GTGATCAGCCAGAATCTCCTGATAGTGCTGGCCGCGGCGCCGCTGGTGGGCGCGCTGATCGCGGGGCTGTTGCGCAACCAGATCGGCCGCGCCGGATCGGCGAGCATTGCGATCGTGTCGGTGGCGATTTCGTTCGCGCTGTCGTGCGTGGTGTTCTGGCAACTCGTGTGGGGCGGTGCGCCGATCTTCAACCATGACGTCTACGCCTGGTTGGAAGTCGGCAAGTTCACGATCGGCATCGGCTTCCTCGTCGACCGCTTGACCGCGCTGATGCTGGTGGTGGTCACCTTCGTGTCGCTGATGGTGCACATCTACACCATCGGCTACATGAGCGATGACCCGGGCTTCCAGCGCTTCTTCGCCTACATCGCGCTGTTTACCTTCTCAATGCTGATGCTGGTGCTGGCCAACAACTTCCTGCAGCTGTTCATCGGCTGGGAACTGGTGGGCCTGGTGTCGTACCTGCTGATCGGCTTCTGGTTCGAGCGTCCGAGCGCGAGCTTCGCGGCGTTGAAGGCGTTCCTCGTGAATCGCGTCGGCGACTTCGGCTTCATCCTCGGCATCGCCTGCGTGTTGTACGCGTTCCACACGCTGGATTACGCGGCCGTGTTCGCGCAGGCACCGGACCTTGCCGGCCGCACCATCGAAGTGGTCGGCGGGCATCCATGGTCGCTGGCCACGCTGATCTGCCTGTTGCTGTTCGTGGGCGCCTGCGGCAAATCCGCGCAGGTGCCGTTGCACGTGTGGCTGCCGGATTCGATGGAAGGTCCGACCCCGATCTCGGCGTTGATCCACGCGGCCACGATGGTCACCGCCGGCATCTTCATGGTGGCGCGCATGTCGCCGCTGTACGAAATGTCCACGACCGCGCTGTCGGTGGTGCTGATCGTGGGCGCGACCACCGCGTTCTTCATGGGCCTCATCGGCATCGTGCAGAACGACATCAAGCGCGTGATCGCGTATTCGACGTTGTCGCAGCTCGGCTACATGGTGGTGGCGCTGGGCGTGTCGGCGTATGCCGCCGGCATCTTCCACCTGATGACGCACGCGTTCTTCAAGGCGCTGCTGTTCCTCGGCGCGGGTTCGGTGATCGTGGCGATGCACCACGAGCAGGACATGCGCCGCATGGGCGGCCTGCGCAAGTACATGCCGGTCACCTGGATCACGATGTGGATCGGCTCGCTGGCGCTGGTGGCGACGCCGGGCTTTTCGGGCTTCTTCTCGAAGGACCAGATCATCGAGGCGGTGGGCGCGTCGCACATCTTCGGTTCCACCTACGCGTACTGGTGCGTGCTGCTGGGCGTGTTCGTCACCGCGCTCTACAGCTTCCGCCTGCTGTACATGACCTTCCATGGCAAGGAACGCTTCAAGGTGGTGGGCCACGGACACGGCCGCGTCGAGGGCGGCCCGCATACCAAGTCGACGTCCGACGATCCGCACCATGCGCACAACCCGGGCGAACTCGAACATCCGCCGAAGGAATCGCCGTGGGTAATCACCGTGCCGCTGGTGCTGCTGGCGATTCCGTCGGTGATGATCGGCTGGGTGACCATCAAGCCGCTGCTGTACGGCGGCTGGTTCGGCAGCGCGATCAAGGTGCTGCCGGGCCATGACGTGCTGGCGCACATGGCCGAGGAATTCCACGGCACCGTGCCGATGTTCTGGGACGCGTTCTTGAGCGCGCCGTTCTGGATCATGGTCGCGGGCTTCGCGGTCGCGACGTACGTGTATCTGTTCAACCCGGCCATCGCCGGTCGCGCCGCGCGGATGTTCCTGCCGATCTTCAAGATGCTCACCCGCAAATACTGGGTGGACGAGGTGTACTACAACCTGTTCGCGCGCGGCGGCGTGAAACTCGGCCGCGCGTTCTGGAAGGGCGGCGACCGCGCGGTGCTGGACGGCGTGATGATCGACGGTTCCGCGTCGGTGGTCGAGCGCAGCTCGCACGTGTTCCGCCGCCTGCAGACCGGGTTCCTGTATCACTACGCGTTCGCGATGATCGTCGGGCTGATCCTGTTGCTGGGCGGTCTTTGGTATTGGGGGCTGCGATGA